A portion of the Gorilla gorilla gorilla isolate KB3781 chromosome X, NHGRI_mGorGor1-v2.1_pri, whole genome shotgun sequence genome contains these proteins:
- the LOC101138854 gene encoding E3 ubiquitin-protein ligase SIAH1-like, translated as MEPGSEERSPPTEMSEQTAALDTSSPPNKAPARSDRTVSNDDLASIFQCPVCLDYALPPILQCERGHLVCRSCHSKLTSCPTCRGPLGFIRNLAMEKVAKFVLFPCRYACLGCEITLPHTEKVDHEEVCEFRLYSCPCPGTVCKWQGTMDAIMPHLTKMHEYITTIEGEDIIFLATSINLVGAYDWVMIQSCFGVRFMLVLQKQEDRNGGQQFFAVVQLLGTSKEAENFAYQLELKGNRRRLTWEATPLPIHEDIAKAIKNRDCLIFDANTALLFAENDDLSINVVINKR; from the coding sequence ATGGAACCGGGGTCTGAGGAGAGGTCCCCGCCTACAGAAATGAGTGAACAGACTGCTGCATTAGATACCTCGTCGCCACCCAATAAGGCGCCTGCCCGTTCTGACAGGACTGTATCCAACGATGACTTGGCAAGTATCTTCCAGTGTCCTGTCTGCTTAGACTATGCCTTACCACCAATTCTTCAGTGTGAGAGAGGCCATCTTGTTTGTAGAAGCTGTCACTCAAAGCTCACATCTTGTCCAACTTGCCGCGGCCCCTTGGGATTCATTCGCAACTTGGCTATGGAGAAAGTGGCTAAGTTTGTACTTTTCCCGTGTAGATATGCCTGTTTGGGATGTGAAATCACTCTGCCACACACAGAAAAAGTAGATCACGAAGAAGTCTGTGAGTTTAGGCTTTATTCCTGCCCGTGCCCTGGTACTGTCTGTAAATGGCAAGGCACCATGGATGCTATAATGCCTCATCTGACTAAAATGCATGAGTACATTACAACAATAGAGGGAGAGGATATAATTTTCCTTGCTACCAGCATTAATCTTGTTGGCGCTTACGATTGGGTGATGATACAGTCCTGTTTTGGCGTTCGCTTCATGTTAGTCTTGCAGAAACAGGAAGATCGCAATGGCGGCCAGCAGTTCTTCGCAGTCGTACAGCTGCTGGGAACAAGCAAGGAAGCTGAAAATTTTGCTTACCAACTTGAGCTAAAGGGTAATCGGCGACGACTGACTTGGGAAGCGACTCCTCTACCTATTCATGAGGACATAGCAAAAGCCATTAAGAATAGAGACTGCTTAATCTTTGACGCCAACACTGCGCTGCTTTTTGCAGAAAATGACGATTTAAGCATCAATGTAGTTATTAATAAGCGTTGA